The segment AAACAGACGGAATAAAGCCATGCAAATAAGAGGAACTCCCAATTTTCAATGTACACAAAATCATCCTCAAAATGCTACATGTCAACTCCATCTCTGCGATACACTTTTCCGGTTTGCTATTTGGTTTTGGCTGATTATAAGTGGCTATGTCTTGTAAAATATGTATGCAGCTAGAATATAGTGCACATACAGCCAGTAGTGAGATTTGTAGCTCCgttatatacacacagtaaagaTATTGCAGGGTCTGCTTGGCAGTCCAGCACTTGTTGCGCTCTGTGAGCTTTGCAGAGGGGACAATAGACTAGAATGGGGCTGAGAGGCTGTGAGATGCTAAGGCTGCAGCTGATGGTACTTTCTGGGTAAATAGGGAGCAAAGAGATAAACACAGGAAGTGGTCACCAGTAAAAGGATCGCGACAGGAAGTTGGCGGCCGTGCTGAGCCAGCCCATGCCATCTGTGATAGAGCCTACGCGTGTGACTGCCTTATCCTGCTCCTGGGACGGACTTTCCTCCTCAGGCAGGTAGTCTGGGATGTCTGTGTTCTCCTCTACCAGCACAGCCGAGTCCTCCTGGAATGGCAAGatcagctgcacagagacaaagaacacatattttaacaaatgGCAAAGAGAATAAACTTCATCACAGTCAGAAAACATTACTGAGCAAGGGCTGACCCCTGCTGGCCACATTGTAGATATGCTACTAAAATAATCTATAGGCAAACCTAATTATGGGAACTTTTAATTATTTGGGAAACAACTGTTTCTTAGTGACTTCTTTGAAGATTGTTGGAAAATAAACGGTTTTCACAAAAATTAACTAGCCTACAGTCTGAGGCAGAGATGTGACCAGCACATATAAAAGAGCTACAGCTAGTCTTTCTTTATGTTACAGCATGTTTATGATACACGTTTATAACCTAACCTCTCCTCCGTCCTCTGTCTTCACCACCTGCTGAGCTTTCATTACTTTGGTGGAGTTGATTGCTGTGCCCAACGCCTGTAAGAAAAACAAGGGacttacagtatactgtatttctTCATGAATGTCTGAATGTGTCTGTATCTCTAACACGTGTGGagtattttgattttaaaatgaaatgttaatcaTCTGTTAAAATCATGCAAGCAGTAGTGTTTGGTCAGCTTCCCTCTACCTGGCAATTTATGCCTTTGGTGCTTTTGGTATCAAGACCAGTATCAGTATTATGTCATCTCAACAACTtgatacagtatacagtgtatAGGTGAGTGTGAGTTTTCATTGCTTAAAGGCAAATGAGTCTATTCCTGATTTTACATGTCAATCTTAAATACcaataataaagttaattaaCTTTTAGTCCTAGAAACTTGCAATGACTGAAGAGAGCAGATTTCCACACTTACAACATCATCACAagcacattttcattattagtCAGAACGAGTATTGATAAAGCAGTGCTTTTTCCCATCAATTGAAATTGGATATAGGAGGAAGTAACATATCAAAATTATCAAAAAGGCGAAGGGTGTAAAGTGTCCTTAACATGTccttgttttctgcatttgcaCAGACACATACCTCAGCTTTAAGGTCAGAGCGAATCCTGACAACACATCTCTTGACAGCCATCTGGAAGGTGAAACTGATGACCCCTCGAATCTTTAGCAATGCCTCCTCACACAGGCTCCTTCGAGTCTGACAACAGACAGGAACCGGGTGAAAGGTATAAACAGATATGTGAAACACCGATGTCAACATGTCATGAGATAAGAGATGACTGTGGCTTAAAGGTACATTGGACATTTGGCTGCAGAATAGGCTGCACAAAAATGAGTTCAAATGGCATTAaaatctttaatattttcaattgAATCCCATTGAATTTACAAGTATGGTTTCTAGCTGCCAaagtcatttgtgtttctgctgtaatAACAGTGATGCAGAAACCACCAGAGGCTGTCTGCTGTAATGTAATCTGGCCAGGTGTAAGCCTCCTGCAGAGCAGCATTCGGGCTCAGTCTCAGTGTCCCACAGTTCAGTGtctgacatttacaacatgacCCCTCTACCCTCCTATCCTGTGCCAGACAGACACCACCACAACGATGCACTGTGatcatgacagcagcagcttcatagGAGATTTCTTTGCATGTGTTGCCTTGAGTCCTGTATTCACAGTGTGTTTACTTACAGAGTCATCCAGTCCGTCAATATGCAGCACCACTGTTTTGGCCCTCTTGTTGTTGGAGCCCAGGAAGAACTGGGCTTTACGCCGGCAGGACGCAGCAGCTGCCTCCGCCTGTTCAGCCTCTTCTTTACCAGCTGATTGCAGAATCTCATAGATCTCAGAGGCCAACAGCTTGGTCTCCCCAGGTGAAGTACTCCTTTGGGGTACACAAGAGGGGTACACAATGAACACTATGAAAGAAACATTAGGCATTTGTGTTTAATTGTGCTGTACACATGATCTAATCAGCTAACAGTGTATCTGTAAGTACATGGTCTTTGACGCAGTAATGTAAATATTCTTTGTtaagagtccagaccttaaccccattaagaatatttgggatgtgctggagaagactttgcacataGGTCCGAATCTCCCATTATCAATACAAAaccttggtgaaaaattaatgcaaccGTAGATGGGAATAACTATTGTCACATTCTGTAGCTTGACGAAGTGTATGAATTTTTTTGGGATGGGCAGTGAATTTCAGTGTGCAGCAGTTTTCCATGAAGAAGCCACATGAGTTCAGTTGCAGTTGTATTGCCAGAACTGATATTTTTTGAGCGATCCTGGCATTTCCTGGAGGCTTTACTGCTTTATATGTCACCAAGTCATCACTCCTGCTGTAGTAACCACTTATGACATTAGCTGTCTGGCATAGCTGCCCGCTGGGAGACTGGTCCAATAGAAGACGTTACTGCTGTGGCTCTGTGGAAGTCTGTCAATCTTTCAGTAAACCAAACACTCTTTCcaaatgttttgttcatctATTCATCACGTTAAGCTTCAAATAAAAGATAATTGTATTCTTGAACAATCACTCTTAATGagttaaaagaataaaaattgTATTCACACTTTTATAGTGCAACTGCGCTAGACGTTCCCCTTCAGCTACGTGTTTCCACTCTTCCTAGCTATGATCGACCTCTACAAAAAGTCTGTTGACTGAACTGTGAGCTGATACAGTTACTGCAGGGCTCCTCGTGATGCCACCCCTGATTAGATGAAGTGACTGGCTTACTACAGGGCAAGTAGGAGCTTAGCCACAGGAAAAGAAGgtggggaaaaacaaaactatacaAGCAGTCAGCCTTTTAAACATACGTCTATTCCTATTGGGGTGGTAATGATGAACAGCAGTCACTTAGCAAAACTGCCATAAACCTTTGGGCAAGATAAGCAATCTGGACCAAAGTACCCTTCCTCCAGCACTTTGAGTGACCAGTATGAGTTTATCATGTTTGCACATTCAGCCGCATCTGCAAAAGAAACTGCTTACTccaccaaaaaaagaaagaataggAGCAAATATAAGCCTacatcagtaaaaacacacaagtggACATAGAGACAGAAACTGTATAGAAGTGGCAGGATGCATTAAAATCTGTGACATGCACAAACAGCAATTTAACTGGTTGCCACCGTATTCTAATTcaactttaattattttcatcCTGACATGCCAAATCAAAGGACATCATCCTGCCTGAAAAATCTGCAGACAGGCACACATTGTATGTGCAACACAAAAGAAATCCTAGGTTAAGGTTTTACATAAAGAAAGTGCACAGTGAGCGTGTGTGAGATGTGGTGGTGACTTACTTCTGCATGACATTCTGCAAACTCAGCATCATACCCAGCTCGGccttcatcttctccctgtTGGCTCGACATTCTGCCAGGTAGCGCACGGCCTGCAAGGACAAGGGCAGCTAGTATCTACCCAGCACTAAAAGCTGACTGACCCATTGTGATATTGTACGGAGGGAaccatttttaaatgaatgtacaTGTTCAACAGTTAAAGACTACACAACCAGTATTTATACACAGGAACTGACTCATGTTTTACACTGCACCAATTATCGTGAGTCCCCGAACAGTGTACTCACA is part of the Anabas testudineus chromosome 2, fAnaTes1.2, whole genome shotgun sequence genome and harbors:
- the armc1 gene encoding armadillo repeat-containing protein 1, encoding MSAELDALTVVNQLRDLAADPLNRRAIVEDQGCLPGLILFLDHPNPQVVYSALLAVRYLAECRANREKMKAELGMMLSLQNVMQKSTSPGETKLLASEIYEILQSAGKEEAEQAEAAAASCRRKAQFFLGSNNKRAKTVVLHIDGLDDSTRRSLCEEALLKIRGVISFTFQMAVKRCVVRIRSDLKAEALGTAINSTKVMKAQQVVKTEDGGELILPFQEDSAVLVEENTDIPDYLPEEESPSQEQDKAVTRVGSITDGMGWLSTAANFLSRSFYW